A stretch of Parvimonas micra DNA encodes these proteins:
- a CDS encoding type I restriction-modification system subunit M, producing the protein MSDFSKENNETAQRAELHRKIWAIADDVRGAVDGWDFKQYILGILFYRFISENLRDYFDENEHLAGDPDFKYAEISDDEAKRDFKSGTIEEKGFFILPSQLFQNVVAKAKDNENLNTELANIFSDIEKSAIGSESEDDIKGLFDDIDTTSNRLGGTVAEKNKRLRDILTGIAQINFGDFKDNHIDTFGDAYEYLISNYASNAGKSGGEFFTPQTVSKLLARIVMDGKEKINKVYDPTCGSGSLLLQMKKQFDEHIIDEGFFGQEINMTNFNLARMNMFLHNVNYNAFSIKRGDTLLNPLHNDEKPFDAIVSNPPYSIKWIGDADPTLINDVRFAPAGKLAPKSYADYAFIMHSLSYLSSNGRAAIVCFPGIFYRKGAERTIRKYLIDNNFIDCVIQLPENLFFGTSIATCVLVMAKNKTENKVLFIDASKEFKKETNNNILEEKNISAIVEEFRNRTDKEYFSRYVDRTEIEENDYNLSVSTYVEKEDTREVIDIKVLNKEIEETVKKIDELRSSINEIVKELEDE; encoded by the coding sequence ATGTCGGATTTTTCAAAAGAAAATAATGAAACTGCACAGAGAGCAGAGCTTCATAGAAAAATATGGGCTATTGCAGATGATGTTCGTGGAGCCGTAGATGGCTGGGATTTTAAACAATATATATTGGGAATTTTATTTTACAGATTTATTTCTGAAAACTTAAGAGATTATTTTGATGAAAATGAACATTTAGCAGGAGACCCTGATTTTAAATATGCAGAAATTTCAGATGATGAAGCAAAAAGAGATTTTAAAAGTGGAACAATAGAAGAAAAGGGATTTTTCATTTTACCTAGTCAGCTTTTTCAAAATGTAGTAGCAAAAGCAAAAGATAATGAAAACTTAAATACTGAACTTGCTAATATTTTTTCTGACATTGAAAAAAGTGCTATCGGCTCAGAATCTGAGGACGACATAAAAGGACTTTTCGATGATATTGACACAACAAGCAATAGACTTGGTGGAACTGTTGCAGAAAAGAATAAGAGACTAAGAGATATCTTAACAGGAATAGCTCAAATTAATTTTGGAGATTTTAAAGATAATCATATTGATACTTTTGGGGATGCTTATGAATATCTAATTTCTAACTATGCAAGTAATGCTGGAAAATCCGGTGGGGAATTTTTTACTCCACAAACCGTATCAAAACTTTTAGCAAGAATTGTAATGGATGGAAAAGAAAAGATAAACAAAGTGTATGACCCAACTTGTGGAAGCGGAAGTTTACTTTTACAAATGAAAAAGCAATTTGATGAACATATCATAGATGAGGGATTTTTTGGTCAAGAAATTAATATGACTAACTTTAACTTGGCTCGTATGAATATGTTTCTTCACAATGTAAATTACAATGCCTTTTCTATCAAAAGAGGGGACACATTACTTAATCCGCTACATAATGACGAAAAGCCTTTTGATGCAATTGTTTCAAATCCGCCATATTCAATTAAATGGATAGGAGATGCAGACCCTACTTTGATTAATGATGTTCGTTTTGCTCCTGCTGGAAAATTAGCACCGAAATCTTATGCAGACTATGCTTTTATTATGCACTCACTAAGCTATCTTTCAAGTAATGGTAGAGCTGCAATAGTATGCTTTCCGGGAATTTTCTATAGAAAAGGAGCAGAAAGAACAATACGTAAATATTTAATAGATAATAACTTTATAGACTGTGTAATACAATTACCTGAAAATTTATTTTTTGGAACATCAATAGCAACTTGTGTCTTAGTTATGGCTAAAAACAAAACAGAAAACAAGGTGCTTTTTATTGATGCAAGTAAAGAATTTAAAAAAGAAACTAATAACAATATCTTGGAAGAAAAAAATATAAGTGCAATAGTAGAAGAATTTAGAAACAGAACAGACAAAGAATATTTTTCAAGATATGTAGATAGAACTGAAATCGAAGAAAATGACTATAACTTATCTGTTTCTACATATGTGGAAAAAGAAGATACAAGAGAAGTAATCGACATAAAAGTTCTAAACAAAGAAATTGAAGAAACAGTAAAGAAAATAGACGAATTAAGAAGCTCAATAAACGAAATTGTAAAGGAGCTTGAAGATGAGTAA